From a single Lolium rigidum isolate FL_2022 chromosome 7, APGP_CSIRO_Lrig_0.1, whole genome shotgun sequence genomic region:
- the LOC124678873 gene encoding uncharacterized protein LOC124678873, producing the protein MDRNMTGLLIGCVGAAMTLLAYQQTVVTSTQCMGGGLLVLVGALCIKEGFFSF; encoded by the coding sequence ATGGACCGGAACATGACCGGGCTCCTGATCGGGTGCGTCGGCGCCGCCATGACGCTTCTGGCGTACCAGCAGACGGTGGTGACCAGCACGCAGTGCATGGGCGGCGGCCTGCTCGTCCTCGTCGGCGCCCTCTGCATCAAggaaggattcttctccttctga